CATCCGGCGTCTGATCCGCATTAATTACAAAAATTCTTTCGTTATTAAGTGCTGCCCATGTCAAATACCCTTCTCTGACTCTGGAATGAAACTCAATTGATTCAGCTTCAAAACGACCTTCTTCCTGAATTTTATTTTCATCTAAATTTCTGGTCGTAGCTCGTTTAAGACCTAATTCCGGTTCGATATCAAGTAGTATCGTTAAATCCGGCCAACATCCAGAAACAGCTACTTCATTAAGTTCACGTAACAGTTTTGGGTCAAGGCCTCGTCCATATCCTTGATACACTATAGTAGAGTCAGCAAATCGGTCAGAAATGACAATCCGGTCAGCTTCAATGGCTGGACGAATCACCTGGCTGACATGCTGGGCTCTATCTGCAAGGTAAAGAAAAAACTCGCACTGTCCTGTAATATCGGTACTATCCATATTAAGAAGAATCTTACGTAACTCTTTACCTATTCTGCTTCCACCCGGCTCCAGTGTTACATCCACTCCATGTCCGGACTCTTCTAGAAATTTTACCAAACGCTTTATCTGCGTAGTCTTTCCAGTTCCTTCTATGCCTTCAAAGGTAATGAACATTGAGCCTCCGATTTTTTAATGTCAGATTGGGGGTTGTTATCACATGGTGATTTTTCCGATCTATATAGATACCTATCAAGAAAACGTTGATATGGAGTCCAGTTGCTTTCGACTCCTTCCAATTTATCAAGTTCAGCAAAAATTGTATTCATTTTGGCATCAATATTATCGGCAAAATGTAAAATGAACGCCTCAGGAGTTTTGGGTCGTTTCGGCGCACCGTACTCATATTCACCGTGATGAGACAATATTAAATGCTTAAAGTGAAGCTTTAACTTATTATCCAACTCCTTAGATCGTTGGAGAAAAGGTTCTAAAACTTCAACTCCGATATGTATATGCCCTAGAAGACGACCTTCATCGGTGTAGTCATTTTTTAGGCCTCCGGAGAGTTCCCAAGCCTTGCCTAGATCATGAAAAATTGCCGCGGCAAGCACAACCTGTCTGTCAACCTGCGGGTAATTATTGCAAATGGACATACAAAGCTTAGCAACAGCAAGAGTATGTTCTAAAAGACCTCCGACATATGCATGATGGACAGTCTTTGCTCCTGTTGCGCTAAGTAGCCGTTTATGAATTTCTTCATTTTTTAAAACCTTACGGCAAAACTTTTTCCACGGTGGATGAACCATATGTTCTGCCACCATGTAATCTAATTCCTGCATCATTTCTTCAGGCTTTTGCGGGCTTGAAGGTAAAAAGTCCGATATTTCAAGCTCAGATTGATCAGGATCAAGTATTTCAAGCTGTTCAATTGTAAGTTGCGGTTGATCTCTATATGAACCGACCATCCCTCCGGCAACTACAAACATCCCCGCTTCAAGGCCTGCAAATGCCTGACTTAGCGGACTCCAGATTTTAGCTTCTACTGAACCGGAATTATCCTGCAACTTTAGATTCCAGAAAGGTCCATTCTTGGATTCCCGAATCTGAGCATCAGAAATCAGAAAAATGTCTCTGATTCTTAAACCATTAATAAGATCTTTAATATATGTAGTTTTTTGCGACACTTCTTGCTATTCCCGAGTTGCTTTGATACCTCGCCACAAGGCGTTTGTTTTTTACTGTAGCCGCTGGCATAATGTAAACTGCTTCTAACTTGTATTCATAGACAAACCATTAGAAGACTGTCCAATTTTTTTTTCAATTGAAAAATATTATGAACATACTTTTGACAAACGATGACGGAATTCAAGCCGTCGGCTTAAGAGCCTTATACCGCAGCATGAAGAACGCAGGTTTGAATGTTCAGGTTGTTGCACCTGTTACTGAACAATCTGCTGTAGGACATGCCGTATCCCTTTCTTCCCCTCTTCGCGTTAAAATGTTTGAAGAGGAAGGTTTTTCAGGGTTTGGTGTTTATGGGACTCCAGTTGATTGTGTTAAGCTCGGTTTGACTACCCTGCTTGATGTAAAACCGGATATTGTCATATCCGGCATCAATAACGGAGCCAACACCGGTGTTGACATACTCTATTCCGGTACAGTTTCAGCCGCAACGGAAGGAGCTCTCATGGGAATATCGGCTTTGGCTGTTTCTTATGACGGCTTTAATCCCACTGATCTTACTGAGCAGGCGGACTGCTGTGTTGAAATGCTTAATAAAATTCCATGGTCCAAACTGGCTGAAAAAACAGTTTTGAACCTTAATTTTCCGGCTTTGACAATGGCTGACACACGTAAAATTCAATTTTGCAGACACACCAGAGTCTCTTGGCAGGATTGGTATGATGTCCGGAAAGATCCGCGCGGTCAGCCTTATTACTGGCTG
The window above is part of the Maridesulfovibrio ferrireducens genome. Proteins encoded here:
- the tmk gene encoding dTMP kinase; translation: MFITFEGIEGTGKTTQIKRLVKFLEESGHGVDVTLEPGGSRIGKELRKILLNMDSTDITGQCEFFLYLADRAQHVSQVIRPAIEADRIVISDRFADSTIVYQGYGRGLDPKLLRELNEVAVSGCWPDLTILLDIEPELGLKRATTRNLDENKIQEEGRFEAESIEFHSRVREGYLTWAALNNERIFVINADQTPDEIFSQIKEKVLEVIEKGKN
- a CDS encoding 3'-5' exoribonuclease YhaM family protein is translated as MSQKTTYIKDLINGLRIRDIFLISDAQIRESKNGPFWNLKLQDNSGSVEAKIWSPLSQAFAGLEAGMFVVAGGMVGSYRDQPQLTIEQLEILDPDQSELEISDFLPSSPQKPEEMMQELDYMVAEHMVHPPWKKFCRKVLKNEEIHKRLLSATGAKTVHHAYVGGLLEHTLAVAKLCMSICNNYPQVDRQVVLAAAIFHDLGKAWELSGGLKNDYTDEGRLLGHIHIGVEVLEPFLQRSKELDNKLKLHFKHLILSHHGEYEYGAPKRPKTPEAFILHFADNIDAKMNTIFAELDKLEGVESNWTPYQRFLDRYLYRSEKSPCDNNPQSDIKKSEAQCSLPLKA
- the surE gene encoding 5'/3'-nucleotidase SurE, with product MNILLTNDDGIQAVGLRALYRSMKNAGLNVQVVAPVTEQSAVGHAVSLSSPLRVKMFEEEGFSGFGVYGTPVDCVKLGLTTLLDVKPDIVISGINNGANTGVDILYSGTVSAATEGALMGISALAVSYDGFNPTDLTEQADCCVEMLNKIPWSKLAEKTVLNLNFPALTMADTRKIQFCRHTRVSWQDWYDVRKDPRGQPYYWLDGIMPKENISPGTDRDLLTKGHITMTPLHFDFTDREAIVTLEQSFDI